One Burkholderiales bacterium genomic window, GGTCAGCAGGTCGACCAGAAAATGACGCTCGGTCGGGGAATCATCGACGACCAGAACTTTGCTGATGGGCATAGCAACCTCTAATGCGTTAAGCGACTTTTTTCTGCATGTGGAATCCCACGGTCTTCAGCAGGCTATCTTTGGTAAAAGGCTTGGTCAGGTATTCGTCGGAGCCGACCATGCGACCGCGTGCGCGGTCGAATAAGCCATCCTTGCTCGACAGCATGATGACCGGCGTGGCTTTGAATTTAGGATTTTTCTTGATCAGCGCGCACGCCTGATAACCATCGAGACGCGGCATCATGATATCGACGAAAATCACGTCGGGCTGATGGTCGGTGATTTTGGCCAGCGCATCGAAGCCGTCCTCGGCCAGGATCACCTGGCACCCGACTTGCAGCAGAAAAATTTCGGCGCTGCGGCGGATGGTGTTGCTGTCATCTATCACCATCACTTTCAGTCCCTTCAAATCGAATCCGTTCACGCCGTCTCCCACTTTCCCGCTTGCCTTTGGTAGAAATTTACTTTTAGACGCGCCAGCTTACGCTATTCTGCTTGCACACAACATAACATAGCATTGCAGAATTCAAATTGCTACCAGCATTTGCTTGTGGGCGTCGAACTTATTAATGCAAAAAACTGCCGTTTTTGCCGATGATCGTCAGATCGACGTATTTGGTGGCGTCGTGCTTGCCCGGCGAGAAGCTGACATGGAATCCGCCGAGATCGAGGTCATTGGTTTTTTCCAGCGCGGCGATGAATTTCTCGCGCGTCAGGTCCCGCCCGGTGCGCCGCAAGCCTTCGACAAACACCCGGGCTGCGATGAAGCCTTCGAGACTGCCGAATGAGTAAGTGCTTTTCGGCGCGAACTGCGTCATGGTTTTCTGGTATTCCTTGACGACCGCGATGCTCGGGCTCCAGGGGAAAGGCACGACCTGGGAAATCGCCACACCCGAACCAGCAGGGCCGAGATCGGCGGCGAGCGCATTGCTGCCGACGAACGAAACATTGAAGAATTGCGCCGTGCTGCCGGTTTTTTTTGCCTGGCGTATGTACTCGCCGCACGATTTGTAGGCGCTGATCATAATCACGGCGTCGGGCTTCACGGAGCTGATCGCCTGTACCGCCTTGCCGACGTTGATCGTGTTGCGTTCGACAGTGCCGAGCGCGCTGATCGGTAAATCGCGCTTTTTCATTGCCTTCTCGACACCGGCCAGACCTGCTTTGCCATAGGCGTCGTCCTGGTAGAACACGGCGATATTCTTGATGCCGGTCGAAACCAATTGTTCGACGATTTTTTCCGTTTCGTCGTAGTAGCTCGCGCGGACGTTGAATACATAGCGGTTCAGCGGTTCGCGCAGCGAGGCGGCGCCGGTGTAGGCGCCAAAAAACGGTACTTTGGCTTCCGTGAAGATCGGCAGTGCGGCGTTGCTGGTCGGCGTTCCGACGTAGCCGAACAGCGCGAAAACCTGCTGGTCGTTGATCAGCTTTTTGGTGTTTTCCGCGGCCCGCGCCGGTTCGTAGCCGTCGTCGAGTGAAACCAGTTCGATTTTCCGGCCGAGTACTCCGCCGTCGCTGTTGACGAGATCGAAATAAGCCTGCGCGCCTTTTTTCATTTCGTTGCCAAGCTCGGCAGCCGGGCCGCTGAATGCAGCCGATTGGCCAATGATAATGGTTTGATCGGTGACGCCAACGTCCGCAGCGGCTTGCAG contains:
- a CDS encoding response regulator; amino-acid sequence: MVIDDSNTIRRSAEIFLLQVGCQVILAEDGFDALAKITDHQPDVIFVDIMMPRLDGYQACALIKKNPKFKATPVIMLSSKDGLFDRARGRMVGSDEYLTKPFTKDSLLKTVGFHMQKKVA
- a CDS encoding ABC transporter substrate-binding protein, producing the protein MSLFTGSLFAGLLGVSLQAAADVGVTDQTIIIGQSAAFSGPAAELGNEMKKGAQAYFDLVNSDGGVLGRKIELVSLDDGYEPARAAENTKKLINDQQVFALFGYVGTPTSNAALPIFTEAKVPFFGAYTGAASLREPLNRYVFNVRASYYDETEKIVEQLVSTGIKNIAVFYQDDAYGKAGLAGVEKAMKKRDLPISALGTVERNTINVGKAVQAISSVKPDAVIMISAYKSCGEYIRQAKKTGSTAQFFNVSFVGSNALAADLGPAGSGVAISQVVPFPWSPSIAVVKEYQKTMTQFAPKSTYSFGSLEGFIAARVFVEGLRRTGRDLTREKFIAALEKTNDLDLGGFHVSFSPGKHDATKYVDLTIIGKNGSFLH